AGACATTAGTCGTGCCAGAACGTTTGGCTTTATGCGAGACATCGAGTATTTGCAATCGAAGAACTTAGCCTTAGGTGGCAGTTTAGAAAATGCAGTAGTTTTAGATGAATACCGTATTCTTAACGAAGATGGCCTTCGTTATGACGATGAATTTGTTAAGCATAAACTGCTAGATGCAGTGGGCGATTTGTACATGGCTGGACTACCCATCCTAGGTCATTTACGTGCTCACAAATCAGGCCACGCGCTAAATAACAACTTAGTACGTGCAATGCTTGAACAACAACATGCTTGGGAAATTGTTACTTTCGAAGACAAAGCCGAAGCTCCAGCTGCATACCAACAACCGGTATTCAGTTTCTAAATAAAAATATTGTCGGCGCTGACTAACTCTCTCCGCTCAGCGCCGCTAATTTTTCTAGCTTTTCCCTCAGTTCATCCGGTACGTGTTTCGCTAATTCTGTGATATGTTTGGCTGCTTGAGTGCTTAGCTGGCGTTTTCCAGTGCTTTTTTCCTCAGCTTCTGGTTTAATGTTTTTCAACTCGGGATTTATTTTAAGTTCCAAACTGACAACCCCTGGAATGGCTTTACGAAGCTCACTTAGCAGATCGAAACGAAACTGTTTTAAGCGAGTTAACCAAGCCGAGCTAGGAGCCTCGATAATAGCGACTCCTTGACGCATATTAACGATACGGCATTGCTGTAGTTTGTAGCGTGCCAAAATTTCACCACCCAGTTGCTGTAACTGAACACGTTGCTGCAGTGGTTGCTCGATTTTCGCGAACTGTTTCTGATGAAATAAGCGTTCTATCGAAATGGGTTGGTGCTGTCGTTTGGACATAAGTTTAATAGTTAGGTATGAAATTAACTTTAGTATACGCCCATAAAGGCGAGACAAGAACTGTTCGTTTAAATCCGCTACGTTTAGCGTGGTTTGCGTTCTTGTTGGTGTCACTTATTTGTAGTATCTCCTTGTGGGGGGTACAGCAATATCAAAACTTGGCTAAGCAGCAAACTCAGTTATTATCACAGCTGGATAGGTTGAAGGCTGAGCCTAAGTTAGAGCAGTTCGAGCAGCAGCTGCGTCACCGCTATAGTCAGCTGGCGGTTAAAGTCGGCCAAATGCAAGTTGAGATGACTCGGCTAAATGCATTAGGCGCGCGCTTGATTGAAGATACCGAGTTCGCAGCTGAGTTTGATTTCGAATCAATACCGCCAATGGGCGGCCCGATGTTAGACATCGAAGATACTAGTCATCAACCTGACAACTTGTTTTTAGACTTAACTTTGCTCGAGCAGCAAGTAGAGGCTAAGAAAAAATCACTTAACCTGCTTGAATCTTGGCAACAAAGCCACCATCTAATAAATAGTAGTTATATATCAGGTTGGCCGGCAAAAGGGCCGGGCATTTGGATTTCTTCGCCATTTGGTACCCGAGTTGATCCTTTTACCAAGCGTAAAGCTCGCCATAAAGGCGTAGATATCGCCGGAAAAGAAGGGACCAAGATCCGTTCTGTAGGAGCCGGTGTAGTGGTTTGGGCAGGAAGTCGCTTTGGTTACGGTAACTTAGTTGAAATTGAGCATGGTAACGGGATGGTAACACGTTACGCGCATGCTAAAGCTGTATTAGTAAAAGAGGGTGATGTAGTAAGTAAAGGGGATGAGATTGCCTTAATGGGCAGCACCGGCCGTTCTACCGGATCTCACGTACATTTTGAAGTGCTTAAAAATGGTCGTCCACTAAATCCCAGTAAGTTTATTTACCGCAAAGCCAGTGCCTAGA
The Agarivorans aestuarii DNA segment above includes these coding regions:
- a CDS encoding M23 family metallopeptidase, giving the protein MKLTLVYAHKGETRTVRLNPLRLAWFAFLLVSLICSISLWGVQQYQNLAKQQTQLLSQLDRLKAEPKLEQFEQQLRHRYSQLAVKVGQMQVEMTRLNALGARLIEDTEFAAEFDFESIPPMGGPMLDIEDTSHQPDNLFLDLTLLEQQVEAKKKSLNLLESWQQSHHLINSSYISGWPAKGPGIWISSPFGTRVDPFTKRKARHKGVDIAGKEGTKIRSVGAGVVVWAGSRFGYGNLVEIEHGNGMVTRYAHAKAVLVKEGDVVSKGDEIALMGSTGRSTGSHVHFEVLKNGRPLNPSKFIYRKASA
- a CDS encoding DUF721 domain-containing protein — its product is MSKRQHQPISIERLFHQKQFAKIEQPLQQRVQLQQLGGEILARYKLQQCRIVNMRQGVAIIEAPSSAWLTRLKQFRFDLLSELRKAIPGVVSLELKINPELKNIKPEAEEKSTGKRQLSTQAAKHITELAKHVPDELREKLEKLAALSGES